From Candidatus Aminicenantes bacterium:
TCAAAGCCCAGCGGGTATACAAATGGAAGCGGCGCTGACCATTATCTTCGGACTGATCATCGGCAGTTTCCTCAACGTGGTCGTCCACCGCCTGCCGTTGGGCGAAAACATCGTCTTTCCCCCGTCGCATTGCCCTTGCTGCCGGGCAAATATTCCTTTCTACCACAACATCCCGCTGCTCAGCTACCTGCTCCTGCATGGACGCTGCCATTCGTGCCGGGAACGCATCTCGCTGCGCTATCCGCTGATCGAGGGGTTTTGCGCCTTGAGTTTTTGGCTGACGCGGCAGTTTTACGGCCTGTCGCTGCACGCCGCATTCGCGGCTACCTTCATCTGCCTGCTGATCGCCCTGGCCGCCATCGATCTTGAGCATATGATCCTGCCCGACGAGCTCACCTTGGGCGGAGCCGCCCTATTTTTTATTTATTCCTTTTTCAATCCATACCTCGGCCAGCTGGAGGCGATCCTCAGCGGTCTCGGCGCGGCACTGCTTTTCAGCGGTTTTTTCCTTTTTTACCTCAAAGTGCGCAAGCTCGAGGGCCTGGGCTTCGGCGATGTCAAGATGGTCCTGCTGCTGGGACTGTTCCTCGGTCTGAACCGGCTGGTGGTGGCGCTTTTTCTGGCCTCGCTCTCGGGGCTGCTGGTGGGAATTTTTCTCATTCTCTGTAAAAAAAAGACCCTTAAATATGCCCTGCCTTTCGGTCCCTTCTTGAGCCTGGGCAGCTATATCGC
This genomic window contains:
- a CDS encoding prepilin peptidase, translating into MEAALTIIFGLIIGSFLNVVVHRLPLGENIVFPPSHCPCCRANIPFYHNIPLLSYLLLHGRCHSCRERISLRYPLIEGFCALSFWLTRQFYGLSLHAAFAATFICLLIALAAIDLEHMILPDELTLGGAALFFIYSFFNPYLGQLEAILSGLGAALLFSGFFLFYLKVRKLEGLGFGDVKMVLLLGLFLGLNRLVVALFLASLSGLLVGIFLILCKKKTLKYALPFGPFLSLGSYIALFWGPGILDWVGSLWRLA